Proteins co-encoded in one Brassica oleracea var. oleracea cultivar TO1000 chromosome C4, BOL, whole genome shotgun sequence genomic window:
- the LOC106337244 gene encoding dof zinc finger protein DOF2.2 isoform X3 yields the protein MVFSSVSSFLDPPINWPQSANSNNHPNHPHQLHLQETGNLVGGHQVHSHQFPPQNPNPNHNHVDTTADITVDPAGLSGSATERARLAKNSHPPEGPLNCPRCNSANTKFCYFNNYNLTQPRHFCKACRRYWTQGGALRNVPVGGGCRRNKKAKPGNSKSSASSQNKQSTSMVNAPSPTTNSNIQLRTNSQLPFLPTLQNLTQLGGFFHGANTSGPVMANNNNNESNIMTSLGSASHFAMLDRSMGLYSFPNEGNMVLSSSTASRVSQTAPVKMEETHVGNISRPDSGLTSAGNQSNQYWPGLTLPGSSSNDQQQHLM from the exons ATGGTTTTCTCATCCGTCTCAAGCTTTTTAGATCCACCAATTAATTGGCCACAG TCTGCGAATTCGAATAATCATCCTAATCATCCTCATCAGCTCCATCTACAAGAAACTGGAAATTTAGTTGGTGGCCATCAAGTACACTCTCACCAGTTCCCGCCACAAAACCCTAACCCTAACCACAACCATGTTGACACCACAGCCGACATCACAGTTGATCCCGCCGGTCTCAGCGGATCAGCGACTGAGAGAGCAAGGCTAGCTAAGAATTCTCATCCGCCTGAGGGACCCCTAAACTGCCCTCGATGTAACTCAGCCAACACCAAGTTCTGTTACTTCAACAACTACAACCTCACGCAGCCACGCCACTTCTGCAAGGCTTGCCGCCGCTACTGGACACAAGGCGGCGCTTTGAGGAACGTCCCTGTTGGAGGTGGCTGCCGGAGAAACAAGAAGGCTAAGCCCGGAAATTCAAAGTCTTCCGCCTCCTCACAGAACAAGCAGTCAACGTCTATGGTCAACGCTCCAAGTCCTACAACAAATAGTAATATCCAGTTACGAACAAATAGCCAACTACCGTTTTTGCCCACTCTACAGAACCTCACTCAACTCGGTG GGTTTTTCCATGGAGCTAATACTTCGGGTCCGGTCATGGCTAACAACAACAACAATGAGAGTAACATTATGACTTCTCTTGGATCAGCTAGCCACTTTGCTATGTTAGATCGATCCATGGGATTATATTCTTTCCCTAATGAGGGCAACATGGTATTATCTTCTTCCACAGCTTCTAGGGTTTCTCAAACTGCTCCGGTGAAAATGGAAGAAACCCATGTGGGTAATATAAGCCGGCCGGATTCGGGTTTGACATCTGCGGGCAATCAATCCAACCAGTACTGGCCCGGTTTGACTCTCCCTGGTTCTTCTTCTAACGATCAGCAGCAGCACCTAATGTGA
- the LOC106337244 gene encoding dof zinc finger protein DOF2.2 isoform X1 translates to MVFSSVSSFLDPPINWPQSANSNNHPNHPHQLHLQETGNLVGGHQVHSHQFPPQNPNPNHNHVDTTADITVDPAGLSGSATERARLAKNSHPPEGPLNCPRCNSANTKFCYFNNYNLTQPRHFCKACRRYWTQGGALRNVPVGGGCRRNKKAKPGNSKSSASSQNKQSTSMVNAPSPTTNSNIQLRTNSQLPFLPTLQNLTQLGGIGLNLAAINGNSVGNGNTSSSFFNDLGFFHGANTSGPVMANNNNNESNIMTSLGSASHFAMLDRSMGLYSFPNEGNMVLSSSTASRVSQTAPVKMEETHVGNISRPDSGLTSAGNQSNQYWPGLTLPGSSSNDQQQHLM, encoded by the exons ATGGTTTTCTCATCCGTCTCAAGCTTTTTAGATCCACCAATTAATTGGCCACAG TCTGCGAATTCGAATAATCATCCTAATCATCCTCATCAGCTCCATCTACAAGAAACTGGAAATTTAGTTGGTGGCCATCAAGTACACTCTCACCAGTTCCCGCCACAAAACCCTAACCCTAACCACAACCATGTTGACACCACAGCCGACATCACAGTTGATCCCGCCGGTCTCAGCGGATCAGCGACTGAGAGAGCAAGGCTAGCTAAGAATTCTCATCCGCCTGAGGGACCCCTAAACTGCCCTCGATGTAACTCAGCCAACACCAAGTTCTGTTACTTCAACAACTACAACCTCACGCAGCCACGCCACTTCTGCAAGGCTTGCCGCCGCTACTGGACACAAGGCGGCGCTTTGAGGAACGTCCCTGTTGGAGGTGGCTGCCGGAGAAACAAGAAGGCTAAGCCCGGAAATTCAAAGTCTTCCGCCTCCTCACAGAACAAGCAGTCAACGTCTATGGTCAACGCTCCAAGTCCTACAACAAATAGTAATATCCAGTTACGAACAAATAGCCAACTACCGTTTTTGCCCACTCTACAGAACCTCACTCAACTCGGTGGTATTGGTTTGAACTTAGCCGCTATTAATGGAAATAGTGTTGGAAACGGTAACACTAGTTCAAGTTTCTTTAATGATTTAGGGTTTTTCCATGGAGCTAATACTTCGGGTCCGGTCATGGCTAACAACAACAACAATGAGAGTAACATTATGACTTCTCTTGGATCAGCTAGCCACTTTGCTATGTTAGATCGATCCATGGGATTATATTCTTTCCCTAATGAGGGCAACATGGTATTATCTTCTTCCACAGCTTCTAGGGTTTCTCAAACTGCTCCGGTGAAAATGGAAGAAACCCATGTGGGTAATATAAGCCGGCCGGATTCGGGTTTGACATCTGCGGGCAATCAATCCAACCAGTACTGGCCCGGTTTGACTCTCCCTGGTTCTTCTTCTAACGATCAGCAGCAGCACCTAATGTGA
- the LOC106337244 gene encoding dof zinc finger protein DOF2.2 isoform X2, protein MSANSNNHPNHPHQLHLQETGNLVGGHQVHSHQFPPQNPNPNHNHVDTTADITVDPAGLSGSATERARLAKNSHPPEGPLNCPRCNSANTKFCYFNNYNLTQPRHFCKACRRYWTQGGALRNVPVGGGCRRNKKAKPGNSKSSASSQNKQSTSMVNAPSPTTNSNIQLRTNSQLPFLPTLQNLTQLGGIGLNLAAINGNSVGNGNTSSSFFNDLGFFHGANTSGPVMANNNNNESNIMTSLGSASHFAMLDRSMGLYSFPNEGNMVLSSSTASRVSQTAPVKMEETHVGNISRPDSGLTSAGNQSNQYWPGLTLPGSSSNDQQQHLM, encoded by the exons ATG TCTGCGAATTCGAATAATCATCCTAATCATCCTCATCAGCTCCATCTACAAGAAACTGGAAATTTAGTTGGTGGCCATCAAGTACACTCTCACCAGTTCCCGCCACAAAACCCTAACCCTAACCACAACCATGTTGACACCACAGCCGACATCACAGTTGATCCCGCCGGTCTCAGCGGATCAGCGACTGAGAGAGCAAGGCTAGCTAAGAATTCTCATCCGCCTGAGGGACCCCTAAACTGCCCTCGATGTAACTCAGCCAACACCAAGTTCTGTTACTTCAACAACTACAACCTCACGCAGCCACGCCACTTCTGCAAGGCTTGCCGCCGCTACTGGACACAAGGCGGCGCTTTGAGGAACGTCCCTGTTGGAGGTGGCTGCCGGAGAAACAAGAAGGCTAAGCCCGGAAATTCAAAGTCTTCCGCCTCCTCACAGAACAAGCAGTCAACGTCTATGGTCAACGCTCCAAGTCCTACAACAAATAGTAATATCCAGTTACGAACAAATAGCCAACTACCGTTTTTGCCCACTCTACAGAACCTCACTCAACTCGGTGGTATTGGTTTGAACTTAGCCGCTATTAATGGAAATAGTGTTGGAAACGGTAACACTAGTTCAAGTTTCTTTAATGATTTAGGGTTTTTCCATGGAGCTAATACTTCGGGTCCGGTCATGGCTAACAACAACAACAATGAGAGTAACATTATGACTTCTCTTGGATCAGCTAGCCACTTTGCTATGTTAGATCGATCCATGGGATTATATTCTTTCCCTAATGAGGGCAACATGGTATTATCTTCTTCCACAGCTTCTAGGGTTTCTCAAACTGCTCCGGTGAAAATGGAAGAAACCCATGTGGGTAATATAAGCCGGCCGGATTCGGGTTTGACATCTGCGGGCAATCAATCCAACCAGTACTGGCCCGGTTTGACTCTCCCTGGTTCTTCTTCTAACGATCAGCAGCAGCACCTAATGTGA
- the LOC106343004 gene encoding U-box domain-containing protein 12: MAKTELAKILIESVKEIASISDHRPPMKIHCAHLSRRLKLLLPMLEEIRDCKNSLPEESMMKALLSLRESLLHAKDLLIYISQVSKIYLVLERDQVMVRFQKVTALLEQALSDIPYQSLEISDELQEQVELVLVQLRRSIGKGRGEKYDDELYKDLLSLYDGATDSEILRRVAEKLQLMTVTDLTEESLALLDMLSTSGGDDPGESFEKMMMLLKNIKDFVQTYNPNLDDVPLRSKPSLSKAQDEDEKNVPEDFRCPISFKLMSDPVIVSSGQTYDRDCIKKWLEEGNSTCPKTQATLSSDTVTPNYALRSLIAQWCESNGIEPPKRPNNPQPSSKASSSSSSSSSSFSPPSDEQLKIEALLCKLTSQRPEEQRSAAGEIRLLAKQNNHNRVVLAASGAIPLLVSLLMNFDDPRTQEHAVTSVLNLSIFQENKGRIISTFGAVPGIVQVLKKGSMEARENAAATLFSLSVIDENKVTIGAAGAIPPLVNLLSEGSQRGKKDAGTALFNLCIFQGNKGKAVRAGLVPVLMRLLTEPEGRMVDEALAILAILSSHPEGKVVVGAADAVPFMVDFIRSGSPRNKENAAAVLVQLCSWDPQYLIEAEKLGLMGCLIEMAENGTDRGKRKAAQLLNCFSRFNEQQKQSGLGVEGQVSLI; the protein is encoded by the exons ATGGCGAAAACAGAGCTAGCAAAGATCTTAATCGAATCAGTAAAAGAGATCGCTTCGATTTCAGATCACCGTCCACCGATGAAGATACACTGCGCCCATCTCTCCCGGCGATTAAAGCTCCTCCTTCCCATGTTGGAAGAGATCAGAGACTGCAAAAACTCTCTCCCTGAAGAATCGATGATGAAGGCTTTGCTATCTCTCCGAGAATCGCTCCTCCATGCCAAGGATCTGCTTATTTATATAAGCCAAGTCAGCAAGATTTACCTG GTCTTGGAGAGAGACCAAGTCATGGTTAGATTCCAGAAAGTGACAGCTCTGTTAGAACAAGCATTGAGTGACATTCCTTACCAGAGTCTTGAAATTTCAGATGAGCTTCAAGAACAG GTTGAGCTTGTTCTAGTTCAGTTAAGAAGATCGATTGGCAAAGGCCGCGGCGAGAAGTACGATGACGAGCTGTATAAAGACCTTCTATCTCTTTACGACGGTGCAACAGACTCTGAGATCCTCAGGAGAGTGGCTGAGAAGCTTCAGCTGATGACTGTAACCGACCTTACGGAAGAGTCTTTGGCTTTACTTGACATGCTTAGTACCAGCGGCGGTGACGATCCTGGCGAAAGCTTTGAGAAGATGATGATGCTTCTCAAGAATATCAAGGACTTTGTGCAAACCTATAATCCTAACTTGGATGACGTTCCATTGAGATCAAAACCGTCGCTTTCTAAGGCACAAGATGAAGATGAGAAGAATGTTCCTGAAGATTTCCGCTGTCCGATTTCGTTCAAGTTGATGAGTGATCCAGTCATTGTTTCTTCAGGACAG ACATATGATCGTGACTGCATTAAGAAATGGCTAGAAGAAGGAAACTCCACGTGTCCAAAGACTCAAGCAACGCTATCAAGCGACACCGTCACACCGAACTATGCTCTAAGAAGCCTTATAGCTCAATGGTGTGAATCCAATGGCATCGAACCTCCAAAACGTCCAAACAATCCTCAACCGAGTAGTAAAGCCTCCTCCTCCTCCTCTTCCTCTTCGTCTTCCTTCTCACCTCCTTCTGATGAACAGTTGAAGATCGAAGCACTCCTATGTAAGCTCACTTCACAACGCCCCGAAGAGCAAAGATCCGCCGCAGGAGAAATCCGCCTCCTAGCAAAACAGAACAACCATAACCGAGTCGTCCTCGCTGCATCAGGCGCCATTCCTCTGCTAGTGAGTCTCCTCATGAACTTCGATGACCCCCGGACGCAAGAACACGCCGTGACGTCGGTCCTTAACCTCTCGATATTTCAAGAGAACAAAGGAAGAATCATCTCTACGTTTGGAGCGGTTCCGGGGATCGTTCAAGTGCTCAAGAAAGGAAGCATGGAAGCTAGAGAAAACGCGGCGGCTACACTTTTCAGCCTCTCGGTTATAGACGAGAACAAAGTGACGATAGGCGCGGCGGGAGCCATCCCTCCTCTTGTGAACTTGCTGAGCGAAGGGTCACAGAGAGGCAAGAAAGATGCAGGGACTGCTCTGTTCAATCTCTGTATTTTTCAAGGGAACAAAGGGAAAGCTGTGAGGGCCGGTTTAGTTCCGGTGCTAATGCGGTTACTAACAGAACCGGAGGGAAGAATGGTCGATGAAGCATTAGCTATATTGGCTATACTATCGAGTCATCCTGAAGGGAAAGTAGTGGTTGGAGCGGCTGATGCTGTTCCCTTTATGGTTGATTTTATTAGGAGCGGGTCGCCGCGGAACAAAGAGAACGCAGCTGCGGTGTTGGTGCAGTTGTGTTCATGGGATCCGCAGTATTTGATTGAAGCTGAGAAGTTAGGGTTAATGGGGTGTTTAATAGAAATGGCTGAGAATGGTACTGATAGAGGGAAACGCAAAGCGGCACAGTTACTTAACTGCTTTAGCCGTTTTAATGAACAGCAGAAGCAGTCTGGTTTGGGTGTAGAGGGTCAAGTCTCTCTGATCTGA